The Actinopolyspora erythraea genome has a segment encoding these proteins:
- a CDS encoding glycoside hydrolase family 3 protein yields MAATFGRRRLGTIALGTATLGTLAAADGAGERGDRGRVHSARADPVPPPRTTEWALRTLRNMSLRQKVGQLFVTVVYGADADAEHPTNRAEYGVASPAEVVRRYLLGGVIHFSWTDSLHAPGQIAELSNGLQRAASGSGAGIPLTIATDQEQGAVTRIGEPATVLPGNMALGAARDPRLANRAARITGRELRAMGFTQDFAPVGDVNVNPENPVIGVRSFASDPGLAAELTRAQVSGYQWSAAARNTISATAKHFPGHGDTSVDSHTDLPVIDHDERQWRRLDAPPFRAAIDEGVDAVMTGHLKFPGLDPSGEPATLSPRILTGLLRQELGFEGVVVTDSLRMEGVHKLHPTEEIPVLALAAGADQLLMPENLPSAIESVIGAVRSGRLSERDVDRSVLRILSMKDRRGSVSNPLVDPEAVERRIGTPHHRRQALRITDDTVTVLRDDAGTLPLGAAVGSVFVTGWGETTTAALAAELEPLRLRTETLHTGDSPDSEVVIDATERAGRHDVTIVLTNGAWRDSGNAQRELLWALGGSGKPVVAVAVRDPYDAACVDDIQVWLATYSYRKVSMESLARVLFGRVSPTGRLPVPVPEPDRPDRERYRFGHGITW; encoded by the coding sequence GTGGCAGCGACATTCGGCAGGCGCCGCCTCGGTACGATCGCGCTGGGAACGGCCACGCTGGGGACGCTGGCGGCCGCGGACGGCGCCGGCGAGCGCGGCGACCGGGGAAGGGTTCACTCAGCGCGCGCCGATCCCGTGCCGCCGCCCCGGACGACCGAGTGGGCGCTGCGCACGCTCCGGAACATGTCGCTGCGGCAGAAGGTCGGGCAGCTCTTCGTCACGGTGGTCTACGGGGCCGACGCGGACGCGGAACACCCCACCAACCGCGCGGAGTACGGGGTGGCCAGCCCCGCCGAGGTAGTGCGGCGGTACCTGCTCGGCGGTGTCATCCACTTCTCCTGGACCGACAGCCTGCACGCCCCCGGCCAGATCGCGGAGCTCTCGAACGGGCTGCAACGCGCCGCGAGCGGTTCCGGAGCGGGCATCCCACTCACCATCGCCACCGACCAGGAGCAGGGCGCCGTCACCCGGATAGGCGAGCCCGCCACGGTACTGCCGGGCAACATGGCGCTGGGCGCGGCGCGGGACCCGCGGCTGGCGAATCGGGCGGCACGCATCACCGGCCGGGAGCTGCGTGCCATGGGCTTCACCCAGGACTTCGCACCGGTCGGCGACGTCAACGTCAACCCGGAGAACCCGGTCATCGGGGTGCGCTCCTTCGCCTCCGATCCGGGGTTGGCCGCGGAGCTGACCCGCGCCCAGGTGAGCGGCTACCAGTGGAGCGCCGCCGCGCGGAACACGATCTCGGCCACCGCCAAGCACTTCCCCGGCCACGGCGACACCAGTGTGGACAGCCACACCGACCTTCCCGTGATCGACCACGACGAACGACAGTGGCGGCGCCTGGACGCGCCACCGTTCCGCGCCGCCATCGACGAGGGCGTCGACGCCGTGATGACGGGGCACCTGAAGTTCCCCGGACTGGACCCCTCGGGGGAACCCGCCACGCTCTCCCCCCGGATCCTCACCGGGCTGCTCCGGCAGGAGCTCGGTTTCGAGGGCGTGGTGGTCACCGACTCGCTGCGGATGGAAGGAGTGCACAAGCTGCACCCCACCGAGGAGATCCCCGTGCTGGCCCTGGCGGCGGGCGCCGACCAGCTGCTGATGCCGGAGAACCTGCCCTCGGCGATCGAGTCGGTGATCGGGGCCGTGCGCTCCGGGAGACTGTCCGAACGAGACGTGGACCGCAGTGTGCTGCGGATCCTGAGCATGAAGGACCGGCGCGGGAGCGTGTCGAACCCGCTGGTGGACCCCGAGGCGGTGGAGAGGCGGATCGGCACGCCCCACCACCGGCGGCAGGCGCTGCGGATCACCGACGACACCGTCACGGTACTGCGCGACGACGCCGGAACGCTGCCGCTGGGAGCCGCGGTCGGGAGCGTGTTCGTCACCGGCTGGGGCGAAACGACCACCGCGGCGCTGGCCGCCGAGCTCGAACCGCTTCGGCTGCGAACGGAAACACTGCACACCGGTGACTCCCCGGACAGCGAGGTGGTCATCGACGCGACCGAGCGCGCGGGGCGCCACGACGTGACGATCGTGCTGACCAACGGGGCCTGGCGGGATTCCGGGAACGCGCAGCGCGAACTGCTGTGGGCGCTGGGCGGCTCGGGGAAGCCCGTGGTCGCCGTGGCGGTGCGCGACCCCTACGACGCCGCCTGCGTCGACGACATCCAGGTCTGGCTGGCCACCTACTCCTACCGGAAGGTCTCGATGGAGTCGCTGGCGCGCGTGCTGTTCGGGCGGGTCTCGCCCACCGGCAGGCTGCCGGTCCCGGTGCCCGAACCGGACCGGCCCGACCGCGAGCGCTACCGGTTCGGCCACGGAATCACCTGGTGA
- a CDS encoding exo-beta-N-acetylmuramidase NamZ family protein: MNELDRRRFLFSAAVTAPMLGLTGASAAGTERDSERRGEDHPVRTGADELAAEGWHRLRGVRVGVIANPTSVLTRPAAGLPHVVDDMHAAEGVRVVAVFGPEHGFRGTAQAGGSEGDHTDPRTGIAVYDTYGADVAELAGMLRQASIERLVFDIADVGTRFYTYIWTMYTAMRAAVRAGVPFTVLDRPNPLGGSAAGPVLDPAFASGVGELPIAQQHGMTVGELARMFDGEFLPDQEGERLPGLDVVETSGWSRGHTFDGTGLPWTPPSPNMPTPDTARVYPGTGMFEGTAFSEGRGTTRPFEIVGAPGVDWRWAERLNSVGPAGAYFQETYFVPTFSKHRDTTCGGVRVHRTGTAEFDAISTAVTMLVQAKRLYPDVFGWRPDNWIDKLTGSARLREMVDAGADTAEIVGAWAEELAGFRRRRRPYLLYR, translated from the coding sequence ATGAACGAGCTGGACCGCAGGAGATTCCTGTTCTCCGCTGCCGTGACCGCTCCGATGCTCGGGCTCACCGGAGCCTCGGCCGCCGGTACCGAGCGGGACTCCGAACGGCGCGGCGAGGACCATCCCGTGCGGACGGGGGCGGACGAGCTCGCCGCCGAGGGGTGGCACCGCTTGCGGGGGGTTCGGGTGGGCGTGATCGCCAACCCCACCTCCGTGCTCACCCGCCCGGCTGCGGGACTGCCGCACGTCGTCGACGACATGCACGCCGCCGAAGGGGTCCGAGTGGTGGCGGTCTTCGGACCGGAACACGGCTTCCGGGGCACCGCCCAGGCCGGAGGTTCGGAAGGCGACCACACCGATCCGCGCACCGGCATCGCCGTGTACGACACCTACGGGGCCGACGTGGCGGAACTGGCCGGGATGCTGCGGCAGGCCTCGATCGAACGGCTGGTGTTCGACATCGCCGACGTCGGGACCCGCTTCTACACCTACATCTGGACGATGTACACCGCGATGCGCGCGGCGGTGCGCGCCGGGGTGCCGTTCACCGTGCTGGACCGGCCGAACCCGCTGGGTGGATCCGCCGCCGGGCCGGTGCTGGACCCGGCGTTCGCCTCCGGCGTGGGTGAGCTGCCGATCGCGCAGCAGCACGGCATGACCGTGGGCGAACTGGCGCGCATGTTCGACGGCGAGTTCCTGCCCGACCAGGAGGGCGAACGGCTGCCCGGACTGGACGTGGTGGAGACCTCCGGCTGGTCGCGCGGGCACACGTTCGACGGAACCGGACTGCCCTGGACACCGCCGAGCCCGAACATGCCCACCCCGGACACGGCACGGGTCTATCCCGGGACCGGCATGTTCGAGGGAACCGCGTTCTCGGAGGGGCGGGGCACCACCAGACCGTTCGAGATCGTCGGCGCGCCCGGGGTCGACTGGCGCTGGGCGGAGCGGCTCAACTCCGTCGGACCGGCCGGTGCCTACTTCCAGGAGACCTACTTCGTACCGACGTTCTCCAAGCACCGCGACACCACCTGCGGTGGGGTTCGGGTCCACCGCACCGGAACGGCGGAGTTCGACGCGATCAGCACGGCGGTGACGATGCTCGTGCAGGCGAAGCGGCTCTACCCGGACGTGTTCGGGTGGCGGCCGGACAACTGGATCGACAAGCTCACCGGTTCCGCCCGGCTGCGCGAGATGGTCGACGCCGGGGCCGACACCGCCGAGATCGTCGGGGCCTGGGCGGAGGAGCTGGCCGGCTTCCGCCGCAGGCGCCGTCCCTACCTGCTGTACCGCTGA
- a CDS encoding HAD family hydrolase, whose protein sequence is MTQSEHPPENHERRGAAFFDLDRTIIARSSTLAFSKPFFREGLINRRAVLKSTYAQFMFMLAGADSDQMERMRRHLTSLCEGWDVEQVDAIVEETLHDIVDPLVYREATQLITEHRAENDDVVVLSASGEEVVAPIAKLLGVTSWASSRMRIEDGRYTGELEFYCTGTEKARAAAEIAEREGYRLSECHAYSDSITDLPLLELVGHPTVVNPDRGLRKEAVQRGWPALVFEHPVSLRARFPTPSATAVTTAALGLGATAAGVAYGLWWRRRGGR, encoded by the coding sequence GTGACCCAGTCCGAGCATCCTCCCGAGAACCACGAGCGGCGCGGTGCGGCGTTCTTCGACCTGGACAGAACCATCATCGCGAGGTCGAGCACGCTCGCGTTCAGCAAGCCGTTCTTCCGGGAAGGGCTCATCAACCGCCGGGCCGTGCTGAAAAGCACCTACGCACAGTTCATGTTCATGCTCGCCGGCGCCGACAGCGACCAGATGGAACGAATGCGGCGGCATCTGACCTCGCTGTGCGAGGGGTGGGACGTCGAACAGGTCGACGCGATCGTCGAGGAGACGCTGCACGACATCGTCGACCCGCTGGTCTACCGGGAAGCCACCCAGCTCATCACCGAGCACCGGGCCGAGAACGACGATGTGGTGGTGCTCTCCGCCTCCGGCGAGGAGGTCGTGGCCCCCATAGCCAAGCTGCTCGGTGTCACGAGCTGGGCGAGCAGCCGGATGCGGATCGAGGACGGGCGCTACACCGGGGAACTGGAGTTCTACTGCACCGGCACGGAGAAGGCACGCGCGGCGGCCGAGATCGCGGAACGCGAGGGGTACCGCCTGTCGGAGTGCCACGCCTACTCGGACTCGATCACCGATCTGCCGCTGCTGGAGCTGGTGGGGCATCCGACCGTGGTCAACCCGGACCGCGGCCTGCGCAAGGAGGCGGTGCAACGCGGCTGGCCCGCCCTGGTGTTCGAACACCCGGTGTCACTGCGAGCCCGCTTCCCCACTCCCTCGGCGACCGCCGTCACCACGGCCGCCCTGGGGCTGGGGGCCACCGCCGCCGGGGTGGCCTACGGACTGTGGTGGCGACGGCGCGGCGGCCGGTGA